One region of Hymenobacter sediminicola genomic DNA includes:
- a CDS encoding LytR/AlgR family response regulator transcription factor: MIRCLIVDDEQGAIDILRQFVEKTPFLELVASTTNPVEALRLVATQPVDLVFLDIHMPQLSGLDAMPLLTGKCQVILTTAYSEFALKGFELEALDYLLKPIAFERFLKAAQKALKAQAPPVQPSTLPPDTYIFVKTESKGRMRKVSFEEIVYVEGLKNYVSIYTEQERIITLLNIKDLQERLPPAQFMRVHKSYIVSLPKIKALDGNQILFQDGKASAPLGDTYRRGFFEALQRYVVGGKASGDPS; encoded by the coding sequence GTGATACGCTGCCTGATAGTGGACGATGAGCAGGGCGCCATCGATATTCTGCGGCAATTCGTGGAGAAAACGCCCTTTCTGGAACTGGTGGCCAGCACCACCAACCCCGTGGAGGCGCTGCGCCTCGTGGCCACCCAGCCAGTTGATCTGGTGTTCCTGGACATTCACATGCCCCAGCTTTCCGGCCTCGATGCTATGCCGCTGCTCACGGGCAAGTGCCAGGTGATTCTGACCACCGCCTACAGCGAGTTTGCCCTCAAAGGCTTCGAGCTGGAAGCCCTGGATTACCTACTCAAGCCCATTGCGTTCGAGCGGTTCCTGAAGGCCGCTCAAAAAGCACTCAAAGCGCAGGCCCCGCCCGTACAACCCAGCACGCTGCCGCCCGACACCTACATTTTCGTCAAGACCGAAAGCAAAGGCCGGATGCGCAAGGTGAGTTTCGAGGAAATCGTGTATGTGGAAGGGCTCAAGAACTACGTTTCCATCTACACCGAGCAGGAGCGCATCATCACGCTGCTCAACATCAAGGACCTGCAGGAGCGGCTGCCGCCGGCGCAGTTCATGCGGGTGCACAAGTCCTACATCGTGTCGCTGCCCAAAATAAAGGCACTGGATGGCAACCAGATCCTGTTTCAGGATGGCAAAGCCAGCGCGCCACTCGGCGACACGTACCGCCGCGGCTTCTTCGAGGCCCTGCAGCGCTATGTGGTCGGGGGAAAAGCCAGTGGCGACCCGAGCTAG
- a CDS encoding sensor histidine kinase, with product MQQQLREQQQQLHQQERGLLEADIAFLKSQINPHFLFNSLNFLYAQVYPLSESTAKSVLLLSDIMRYALNEGGEQGKVMLDKEIQHLRNYVGLNQLRFGNTLQVKFEVQGSTQFLLILPLVLITFVENCFKHGELFDAAHPVVVQVRVQENQLTFFTSNRKHGGPIEHSTGIGLENTRRRLAAIYPGRHQLTIHDTPDSYATHLTLTL from the coding sequence ATGCAACAACAATTGCGTGAACAGCAGCAGCAGCTTCACCAGCAGGAGCGGGGCCTGCTGGAAGCTGACATTGCTTTCCTGAAAAGCCAGATCAACCCGCACTTTCTCTTCAACTCCCTCAATTTCCTGTACGCCCAGGTATACCCACTTTCCGAGTCCACCGCCAAGAGCGTACTGCTACTCTCCGACATCATGCGTTACGCCCTGAATGAGGGCGGCGAGCAGGGCAAGGTGATGCTGGACAAAGAAATTCAGCACTTGCGCAATTATGTGGGCCTGAATCAGCTGCGCTTCGGCAACACCCTGCAAGTGAAATTCGAGGTGCAGGGCAGCACCCAGTTTCTGCTGATTTTGCCGCTGGTGCTCATCACCTTCGTCGAGAACTGCTTCAAGCACGGGGAGCTGTTTGATGCCGCCCACCCGGTGGTGGTGCAGGTGCGGGTGCAGGAAAACCAGCTCACCTTCTTCACCAGCAACCGCAAGCACGGCGGACCCATCGAGCACTCCACTGGCATTGGGCTCGAAAACACTCGCCGTCGGCTGGCCGCCATCTACCCCGGCCGCCACCAGCTCACCATTCACGACACGCCCGATTCCTACGCTACCCACCTGACCTTGACCCTATAG
- a CDS encoding M64 family metallopeptidase has protein sequence MKTRHAFLLLLLLLAAGANAQSFPVDTLVKTGPLDRRINLVFLSDGYQASELARFRTDVDRIVATMFTQTPFREYQAYFNVFAVRVPSAQSGASHPRTAPDCTSSTLPVAVVNNYFGSSFDQGGIHRLLVPRNQSAVASVLAASFPLYDQAFIVVNSTEYGGSGGALATSSVHPSANEISIHEIGHSFSGLSDEYWAGQQYARETQNMTQQADPTLVKWAAWMGTNGIGIYPHTGNATWYKPHQNCKMQVLGVPFCSVCRQAFTETIHTLAGPLQSYSPAATTITNPSQDPTFALTLLPPNPNTLRITWRRDNTIVRRNQPQLTVPLSSLNTGTHRVVAEVTDTTALTRATNHLTQHTYTVVWTVERTVAGIRTSAAAHDYEVQVFPNPVADALQISCTLSRPLPVDIIVYDATGRRLATALRRTKLAAGTHTYQFKAAELGLKQSGQYTLVLTVDGTPISRQLIKE, from the coding sequence TTGAAAACACGCCACGCCTTTCTGCTTCTACTGCTGCTATTGGCCGCAGGCGCAAACGCTCAGAGCTTTCCCGTCGATACGCTGGTGAAAACCGGTCCGCTTGACCGGCGCATCAACTTGGTGTTTCTGAGTGACGGCTATCAGGCCAGCGAGTTGGCCCGCTTCCGCACCGATGTCGACCGGATTGTGGCGACTATGTTCACTCAGACGCCTTTCCGCGAGTATCAAGCCTATTTCAACGTGTTTGCCGTGCGCGTGCCTTCCGCCCAGTCGGGTGCTTCGCACCCGCGCACCGCCCCCGACTGCACTTCGTCTACTCTTCCGGTGGCAGTAGTCAACAACTACTTCGGTAGCTCCTTCGACCAGGGGGGTATTCACCGGCTACTGGTGCCGCGCAACCAAAGTGCCGTAGCCAGCGTGCTGGCGGCCTCTTTCCCGCTCTACGATCAGGCTTTTATAGTCGTCAATTCCACCGAGTACGGCGGTTCGGGTGGAGCGCTGGCTACATCGTCGGTACATCCGAGCGCCAATGAAATCAGCATCCATGAAATCGGGCATTCTTTCTCCGGCCTGTCAGATGAGTATTGGGCAGGCCAGCAGTACGCCCGCGAAACCCAAAACATGACCCAGCAAGCCGACCCAACACTGGTGAAATGGGCGGCTTGGATGGGCACCAATGGCATCGGCATCTATCCGCATACCGGCAATGCTACTTGGTACAAGCCGCATCAGAACTGTAAGATGCAGGTGCTGGGCGTACCCTTCTGCAGCGTTTGCCGACAAGCCTTCACCGAAACCATCCATACGCTGGCCGGGCCACTACAGAGCTATAGCCCCGCTGCCACGACTATTACCAATCCGAGCCAAGACCCAACGTTTGCCCTGACGCTACTGCCCCCAAACCCCAATACGTTGCGTATTACCTGGCGGCGTGACAATACCATTGTCCGCCGCAACCAGCCGCAACTCACGGTTCCGCTCAGCAGCCTGAATACTGGTACGCACCGGGTCGTGGCGGAAGTAACGGATACCACGGCTCTCACCCGCGCAACCAATCACCTTACCCAGCATACCTACACGGTGGTCTGGACGGTAGAGCGCACCGTAGCGGGCATTCGTACTAGCGCCGCTGCCCACGACTATGAGGTGCAAGTTTTTCCGAATCCGGTGGCAGATGCGCTGCAGATTTCCTGCACTCTCAGCCGGCCGCTGCCCGTTGATATTATCGTGTACGACGCTACCGGACGGCGGCTGGCCACTGCCCTGCGCCGCACGAAGCTGGCGGCCGGCACGCACACCTATCAGTTTAAGGCCGCAGAGCTTGGACTGAAGCAATCCGGGCAGTACACCCTCGTGCTGACCGTAGATGGCACTCCCATCAGCCGGCAGCTCATCAAGGAATAG
- a CDS encoding response regulator transcription factor, with product MKILLVEDEPKVAAFLHKGLTEQQHTVEVATDGPTGLRLALAGQHDLIILDNLLPGLSGLEVCRQVRAHNPAVPILMLTALGETDDKIRGLDAGADDYLVKPFAFQELLARLRALVRRRPETAASVPILQLADLTLDPASKLVQRAGQPIQLTAREFSLLEYLLRYKGRVISRVDILEHVWETSFDTGSNVIDVYINFLRKKIDKDFTPKLIHTLVGMGYVMKEE from the coding sequence ATGAAAATTCTGCTGGTGGAAGATGAGCCCAAAGTGGCTGCTTTTCTGCATAAAGGGCTTACCGAGCAACAACACACTGTGGAAGTAGCTACCGATGGCCCCACCGGCCTGCGGCTGGCGCTGGCCGGGCAGCACGACCTCATTATTCTGGATAACCTTTTGCCCGGGTTAAGCGGGTTGGAAGTGTGCCGGCAGGTGCGGGCGCATAATCCGGCGGTACCTATTCTGATGCTCACGGCACTAGGCGAAACCGACGACAAAATCCGGGGGCTGGATGCCGGTGCCGATGACTACCTCGTGAAGCCCTTCGCGTTTCAGGAACTGCTGGCCCGGCTCCGGGCGCTGGTGCGCCGCCGCCCCGAAACGGCCGCTTCTGTGCCTATTCTGCAACTCGCCGACCTCACCCTCGACCCCGCCAGCAAACTGGTGCAGCGCGCCGGCCAGCCCATTCAGCTCACCGCTCGCGAATTCTCTCTGCTTGAGTACCTGCTGCGCTACAAAGGCCGTGTTATTTCGCGCGTCGATATTCTGGAGCACGTCTGGGAAACCAGCTTCGATACAGGCTCCAATGTCATTGATGTTTACATAAATTTTCTGCGCAAAAAAATTGACAAGGATTTCACCCCCAAGCTCATTCATACCCTGGTAGGGATGGGCTATGTGATGAAGGAAGAATAA
- a CDS encoding polysaccharide biosynthesis/export family protein — protein sequence MFSHAVSSAFRLPVLALLLLALTFSSCVPTRDISYLQGQYSPTQPTAVSNPPTEYRILPNDVLYIRVQSPQPELTKVFSLHESELVMNQSDPGSLYINGYVVDEKGQIMVPTVGKIMVQGLSLSAAQEKVQQSIAGYVRNATVVLRLVSFRVTVLGEVKNPGRYTVFNDRATVLEALGLAGDLSPLGNRRNVKLIRQTPSGSEVVLLDLTRPELLKSPYYYLLPNDALYVEPSKALTQRGNSVNLGLLFSGLGTAALLYGLFR from the coding sequence ATGTTCTCTCACGCTGTGTCGTCTGCCTTCCGCCTTCCAGTTTTGGCTCTGCTGCTGCTGGCGCTTACGTTTAGCTCCTGCGTTCCAACCCGCGACATCAGCTACCTGCAGGGGCAGTACTCGCCCACGCAGCCGACGGCCGTATCCAATCCGCCCACGGAGTACCGGATTCTTCCCAACGACGTGCTCTACATTCGGGTGCAGAGCCCGCAGCCGGAGCTCACCAAAGTGTTCAGTCTGCATGAGTCTGAGCTGGTGATGAACCAATCGGACCCCGGCTCACTCTACATCAATGGCTATGTAGTGGACGAGAAAGGCCAGATCATGGTCCCGACAGTAGGCAAGATTATGGTGCAAGGCCTGTCCCTGAGCGCGGCTCAGGAGAAGGTGCAGCAGTCAATTGCCGGTTACGTGCGCAATGCCACCGTGGTCCTGCGGCTGGTAAGTTTCCGGGTTACGGTGCTGGGGGAAGTGAAAAACCCAGGACGCTACACCGTTTTCAACGACCGAGCAACGGTGTTGGAAGCGCTGGGCCTAGCCGGCGACCTGAGCCCTCTTGGCAACCGCCGCAACGTAAAACTGATCCGGCAGACTCCCTCCGGTTCAGAGGTGGTACTACTCGATTTGACTCGGCCCGAATTGCTTAAGTCGCCTTACTACTATCTGCTCCCGAATGATGCCTTGTATGTAGAGCCGTCCAAAGCCCTGACGCAGCGTGGAAACTCAGTGAATCTGGGCCTGCTGTTTTCCGGACTAGGCACTGCAGCACTG